In Quercus robur chromosome 11, dhQueRobu3.1, whole genome shotgun sequence, the sequence tacttaattgtaGTATTGACAGCCTTTTACTTGGGCCACTCCTACACTATGCtcgccctttcttttaggagcgCTCTGGAATGCCGAGGacaaaatcgtcctcggctatatccctaGGCCATTTAGACTTCCATTGTACGTCCTCGGCAATGTCTCTcatcggctcgggccttgggctttAATGTAAAGTAGGCCGGGGTCATAAGTTCTCTGgccaaaaaatcattttccatcTTATTGTGAAATCTAATTTTGCCAAGATTCATAagtaaaaaaaggtaaaatattaaatttaacttTCCTATAATCTGTAATTCAAataatgttttatgttttatatgtCCAATATTATTCTACTAAATAGAACTTATTAGTGTTGccaagtaaaaggaaaaattaaaattgaaagattcCAAACATACAGAGTTTGAAAGTACAAAGCCTGAATTGCTTagcattatattatataatatgtcCAATATTTTTCTAACGTATTgccagttaaaaaaaaaaaaaaagaaaaaaaaaaagaaaggaaaaccaaatcggttATATAAACTAAAGAGCAGCAAATAGCACATAAATCTCGAAGTCCCAAACTATTAATTTTGGATAACAAACAAGAAAACTGTCAACAAATAAactcgaattaaaaaaaaaaaaaaatacaaacacacaatcatttgacttgaaaaaaaaaaaaaaaaaagacaatgatACTAGTAACacttggtgttttttttttaatatataatttttagtatatttttttaatataaaaagggGTTTACGTTTTGGTAGGGATTATTGGCCATAGGAATGGGTTGGATGgtcaatttattatttgggaaataaattcaatttataaatttaatttcaattgtCAGATTTGAGATTTGGACTAAAATGAAGCTGTTAGCTAATTCGATTCTTTTCCGCTCCAACATCTTCCTTATATTTccaaaagattttatttatttattccaaGAGACAAATCAATTGCTGCAGTTATGAATTTTAAGGAGAGTCTTGTCCATCGGCACCCTATCAAAGCTTAACAATATCTCCACAATGCTCATCCTTCAGCCAAACCGATTCAAAGTGAAAGGGTctttaggctgaaccacgtaactctcaTGTGTTACTGtattctatactttatgctttcgcttccgcatccatactagcatattcaacatgatgtatcaatgctaatatttaacatggtatcagagccactgctctgaccttttcttagcagtcttgtcttcattagtGTGAATTTCTTTTTAACAACGCTTCCGCTATCACACTGCCGCCGCAGCCTCTCGCCGTTGAACTTCCGACGTCATCCAGTCGTCGTCCTTGGGTTCCGGACCTGCAGCCGCCGTCgttaaggagtttcacactgcaCAGACCACTGCTCTTTGCATCGCCGCTGCAATTATTGCTCCGATTACGTTTTTGAAGGTACCACTGAGATCGTCCAGCGCCGATCTACACACTCGTGGAAGCCTTGTCGCCATCGGAGACTGcacgcgcccccacgcgccGTTCAAAGTTGCTGTTCCGCCGATCACGCGCCACACGCGCCATCACGCGCCACAGCTTCTTTTCACGCGCCGTCACGCGCCGTCACGTGCATCAACGGCCTCGCTGACGTCATCGCTGACGTCACTGCTTGCGTCATCCGCTGACGTCACCTTCTGATCTGgatttgaccgttgactttcaggttgaccgttgactttgactggccgttgaccgttgacttttccagggttgacttttttagtccaggttctccttacccagtttttcgcgtagatttcatttttgcagtctatttttgcatattttgcttcaaaatgaagaataaggacaagtcttTTTCGTCTTGCAACAATCGTCGCcaacaatccaacaaacgtttttgcaatttttgcaaacgttttggccataatattgagacttgctatcaacgcaacaaatcagctgtttccatctctgctgctactgttgctaacactgagagtgtccaacctatggctcctgtctctgcaaagtctcagtcttctggatccactttcaccattcccagagatgaccttataaatatcaacgccaatgtcattcgtatggttggtaatgcatcttattcctcttctctctcagctttatctggtatgtctcctacctcttggcttatggattctgcttgttgcaatcacatgacacctcactcgtccttattttctgaccttaaacctgcatcgcaccctcttaatattcgcacagcaaatggttccacaatgtctggtcatagTATAGGTTCCGTTGCAACCTCCAATCTCTCAgttcctggagtctttaatgttcctgacctttcttataatttattttctgttggacaattagctgagttgggttatcgcattatctttgattattctgggtgtattgtgcaggatccgaggacgggacaggagcttgggactggtcccagagttgggcgtatgtttcccgtggacaaccttcgtcttccacttgttgctccagtttctgttgctgcagctgctactgcttcttcaattccttcccttgcactttggcatgctcgacttggtcatgcatcttcctctcgggtacaacaattagcttctagaggtttgttaggttcagtttctacaaaaaattttgattgtgtttcgtgccaattaggaaaacaaccagctttgcctttcaatactagtgaatcaatatccactgatatctttgaccttattcattctgatgtttggggcccttcttctgtctctagtattggtggatctcgatattttgttgtctttgttgatgattactctcgctatagctggatttttaatatgaaacatcgttctgaattattgcaagtatattctaattttgcaaaaatggttgaaactcagttttccaaacgcatcaaaatttttcaatctgataatgctcttgaatatactcaatatgctttccaagctgttttgcattcctatggcactgttcatcaactaacttgtccaggtacctctcagcaaaatggtagagccgaacggaaacttcgtcatattcttgacactattcgtgctcttcttctctctgccaaagttcctgctcctttttggggtgaagctgctcttcatgctgttcatactattaatcgcattccgagtccggttatccaaaatcaaactccatatgagcgcctttttgggtcatgtccagactatcaccaccttcgctcctttggttctgcttgtttcgttcttcttcagccacatgagcataacaaacttgagcctcggtcaaggctttgttgttttcttggctatggcgaaactcaaaaggggtatcggtgttatgaccctgtctctcatcgtcttcgtatttctcgcaatgttgtcttttgggaacatcgcctctttgtcgagctctctcactttcgtgcctccctatcttcctcttctgttttagatctttttccagatgaggcacatattccttctgtagctgctcctgatcctcctgtaATTGTTCCTGATTctcttgtagacttctctgtccaaccaccagatatcactgatccctttcctagttcaccctttaatgaacaggtggaagatgaacaggttgaagacgagctacccaaccccaaccctgagcttgggtcccctgctcctgctccgcctgaagatcttgcacaagacattccacctcgtcactcaactcgagtaagatctattcctacacatttacttgactatcattgttacactgctcttgctacattacatgagcctcacacctatcgtgaggcttccactgaccctttatggcagattgcaatgaaagaggaacttgatgcattatctaaaaaccatacttgggatttggtgacactccctcccgggaaatctgtggttggttgtaagtggatctacaagattaagactcgctctgatgggtccattgagcgctacaaagctcgtcttgttgcaaaaggctttacacaggagtatgggattgattatgaagagacctttgctccggttgctcgtatctcatctgtccgtgccctcttagctgttgctgctgcccgtaaatgggatctttttcagatggatgtcaaaaatgcattccttaatggggatttacatgaagaagtttatatgcaacctcctcctggtctctctgttgactcaaacaaggtttgttaccttcgacgtgcactttatggccttaaacaagctccacgagcttggtttgccaaattcagctctaccatctctcatttgggttacatggccagtcattatgattctgccttatttcttcgtcgcactgacaaaggcactattttacttctcctgtatgtggatgatatgatcataactggtgatgacctcagtggcattcaagaactcaaggattttcttagtcagcaatttgagatgaaagatcttggacatctcagctacttcttgggtcttgaaatcactcattctactgatggactttatcttactcaagctaagtatgcttctgagctcttgtctcgagctggactcactgatagcaagactgttgacactccagttgagcttaatgcgcatctgactccctcaggggggaaaccattgtctaatccctctctttacagacgattggttggcagtctagtttatctcacagttactcgtccagacatctcttatgctgttcatcaggtgagccagtatctgtctgctccacgatcaactcactatgctgctgttctgcgcattcttcgatacttgaagggcaccctctttcatggccttttctactcagctcagtctcctcttgtactccgtgcattctctgatgctgattgggcaggagatcctactgatcgcaggtctactacaggttactgttttctccttggttcttctttgatttcttggcgaagcaagaaacaaacctttgtggcccgctccagtattgaagcagaatatcgtgctcttgctgataccacatctgagctcctttggctacgatggctccttaaggatttaggtgtgtccacctcctctgctactcccctttattgtgacaaccagagtgccattcatattgctcataatgatgtctttcatgaacggactaaacacatcgagattgattgtcattttatccgttatcatcttgtccatggtgctcttaagcttttctccgtctcctccaaagatcaacttgcagatatcttcaccaagtcacttcctaagggacgcactcgtgatttggttgacaacctcaagttggtctcacatccaccttgagtttgaggggggctgttaacgtgtattgtgttatgggctttaggcccaattaggttacttgtatagcacacttgtacttgtactacactctacttgtactgcacacatatgcctcctatataaaggcagtgatgtatattcttttattcaagaaatacaatataatcattcagtatttctaacatggtatcagagccaccttcttgtggccatggttttctgttaaatattagcattgatacatcatgttgaatatgctagtatggatgcggaagcgaaagcataaagtatagaataCAGTAACACAtgagagttacgtggttcagcctaacggcctacatccacggaggaaaccctaaagggctacatcaataatatattagagtgtagtacaaatcctgtattacaatgaatcataacatgtgtatatatagtagactaaaccctagactaatagacttctagtacaaataggagacttggcttgcacacaaagtagaattaggcttgggcctatgctaatgggctaatatatctctaacaccccctctcaaactcaagatggaagtttgatgaaatcttgagatttgataaggttgagaagatcccttgaatgaagtttggctttgtgacggtagtttgaggaaggcaatggtcttgcagtgttgatgcgacttctaatGGTGGCTTGACTGtaccggagagttttgacggcagcagtaggaagccaaagaagatgaacgcagcgaaaaaaaaacaccgaggaagacaaggattgctcttaaatataccgcAAGGATAGAAAACCATGGCCACAagaaggtggctctgataccatgttaaatattagcattgatacatcatgttgaatatgctagtatggatgcggaagcgaaagtATAAAGTATAGAATACAGTAACACAtgagagttacgtggttcagcctaacggcctacatccacggaggaaaccctaaagggctacatcaataatatattagagtgtagtacaaatcctgtattacaatgaatcataacatgtgtatatatagtagactaaaccctagactaatagacttctagtacaaataggagacttggcttgcacacaaagtagaattaggcttgggcctatgctaatgggctaatatatctctaacaccccctctcaaactcaagatggaagtttgatgaaatcttgagatttgataaggttgagaagatcccttgaatgaagtttggctttgtgacggtagtttgaggaaggcaatggtcttgtagtgttgatgcgacttctaatGGTGGCTTGACTGtaccggagagttttgacggcagcagtaggaagccaaagaagatgaacgcagcgaaaaaaaaacaccgaggaagacaaagattgctcttaaatataccgcAAGGATAGAAAACCATGGCCACAagaaggtggctctgataccatgttaaatattagcattgatacatcatgttgaatatgctagtatggatgcggaagcgaaagcataaagtatagaataCAGTAACACAtgagagttacgtggttcagcctaacggcctacagccacggaggaaaccctaaagggctacatcaataatatattagagtgtagtacaaatcctgtattacaatgaatcataacatgtgtatatatagtagactaaaccctagactaatagacttctagtacaaataggagacttggcttgcacacaaagtagaattaggcttgggcctatgctaatgggctaatatatctctaacaatatatatatatatatatatatatatatatataatatctccACAATGCTCATCCTTCAGCCAAACCGATTCAAAGTGAAAgggtctttatatatatatatatatatatatatatatatatatatatatatatttaaacaacCTTTTTCTTGTCATCTGAAACTAGCCAAAGGGGTTCATGATTGGAAGTTGACACATACAGATGATGCACCTgtctatattaaaaaataggaCAATATATTATCAATGTAAGATCTACATTATAAACTAAAGAAATGTATGTTACATTTTTATGCAAAGGTGTGCaataataattttcctaaaaaataattatttatgtgtTAAATCTtgataagataaaataaaataataatcacCCATGGTTTAATAGAAAAACTAAAATCTACAATTAGAATCATTATGACACGTGTatatttaatctaaaatttGGTAAATAGCCAGTTCTTTGTCTATGCCTATACTTTAGATAGTTGAtactttttgatattttcaaaacatttttctcTCCATTGTGACTATCCCATCattaaaatgtaaaagaaaaaataaaaaataaaaattgcaatttGCCACCAATGGCCAACTAACTGTCATTCAAAACTTTATGCTCGTAATTTGTGAATCTAATAGTCATATGTTAAgatgcatttttgtttttgtttttgtttttgttttttgtttttttttgtttttttttgttttttttgtttttttttttttttttttgggaatgcatttagttaattgtaGAACTCAATTATACTTCTTTATTGTTCACATGAGATCTTAAAAAAAGTCATATGTTCACGTACACTCAATTATACTTCACGCGGAATCCTTGAATTCATCATCAATCGGTGCTCTTCTTTCCACGTGAAACTTtaatcttctttctttctttctaccacATTTCATCCTTGTTTTTTCAGCTTTCTTGTCTATCTCAGTGTTTTCTTTCACCCAACAAGAAGAAATGGCCGATGCAATCCTCTATGGCGTTGTGCGGACGATCATTGTAAGCTTGGGCTCCTCCACTCTCCAACAGGTTGGATCAATCTGGGGTTTCGAAGATGACCTCGAAAAAATGTCAAACACTGTTTCCACCATTCAAGCTGTTCTTGGGGATGCAGAAGAGCAGCAGGACAGTAACCATCAAGTCAAGAACTGGCTTATGAAGCTCAGAGAAGCAGTTTTTGATGCGGATGACTTGTTGAGCGAGTTCTCCACTCATGTGTTGCGGCAAAATGTGATGGGCGGTAGTAAAATGACAAAGAAGGTACGCGTTTTCTTTTCTAGCTCAAATCAATTTGCTTTTGGTTTTAAGATGGCTCGCAAAATAAAGGCTATGAGGGAGAAGCTTAATGATATAGCAAAGGATAGGAACAATTTCCAGTTGGTAGAGCGTCCTTTAGGGACAGCAGTTGTGACTAGGAAGAGGGACCAGACTCACTCATTTGTACGTGAAGAAGACGTTATCGGGAGGGAGGAGGATAAGAAGGCCATCATAGGTCAATTGTTGGACTTTGATGTGGAGGAGAACGTTTCGTTCATATCCATAGTAGGAATTGGGGGGCTAGGGAAGACCACACttgttcaatatatatataatgatgaGAAGGTCAAGGCTTATTTTGAGTTGAAGATGTGGGTGTGTGTCTCTAATGACTTCGATGTGAAAACCATTGTTGAAAGGATAATTACATCTGcaactggtaaaaaacctgagaACCTTGATATGGATCAATTGCAAATTAAACTTCGTGAAAAGCTCAGCCAAAAGAAGTACTTACTTGTATTGGATGATGTGTGGAATGAGGACAAAGAAAAATGGCGTAATTTGAAAACACTTTTGTTGGATGGCTTAAAGGGAAGTAAGGTGGTGATAACTACACGGACCAACTTGGCTGCAGATATTACTAGCACAATCTCACCATATCTTTTAAAAGGCCTATCAGATGATCAATCTTGGTTATTATTTAAGCAAATGGCATTTGAAAAAAAGCAAGAGACCATCAATCCTAACCTTGAAGCAATTGGAAGAGACATTGTAGAAAAATGTTGTGGTGTGCCTCTTGCTATAAAGACAATAGGAAGAgtattatactttaaaaaaactGGAGATGAATGGTCATATATTAAGAATAATGAACTCATGAATGTAACTCAAATAAAAGATGGTTTTTTGCCTGTTCTAAAATTGAGTTATGATCATCTCCCATCACatttaaaatgttgttttgctTATTGTTCACTATTTCCCAAAGATTATTTGTTTAGGAGTGGGACATTGATACTATTATGGATAGCACAAGGATTTATCCAGTCACCAGAGGGGAACCAACAATTAGAGGACATTGCCAATGAGTACGTCATGGAACTACACTGGAGGTCCTTCTTCCAAGTAGAACATAAAGGTGGCTCCATGTATAAGAATACATTGTTTAAGATGCATGATTTAGTCCATGATCTTGCATTATCTATCTCAAGGATTGAGTGTACATTAGTTGATTCTAATGCAAAAAATGTCAATGAAAAAAGTCGTCATCTATCATGCACATTTAAGAATGATTCATTCTTTGAAGAGAATTTAAACTCATTGCTTAAAGCAAAAAAGATACGAACATTCTTATTGACATCCCATATATTGAATCATCCAATGGAAGAATCAGCTCTTAGAACACTTATTTCTACTTTTAGATATTTGCGTGCATTAGATCTACATGGCTTAGAAATTAAGACATTGCCAAATATCATAGGTAAGTTGATGCATCTAAAGTACCTTGACCTTTCCTTTAATGATATTGAGGTTCTCCCTAGTTCTATTACAAGATTGGTGAATCTACACACATTGAAACTCACATTTTGTCTGAAACTTAAGGAGTTACCAATAGACATTCAAATATTGGTCAGCCTCAGGCatcttaatataaatttatgtcCCAATTTGACACATATGCCATATGGACTTGGGCAGTTGACTTCTCTTCAAACATTACCCTTATTTGTTGTTAGCAAGGACCCCATAGGTTCCTCCAAGCACTGTGGTGGACTAGCAGAATTGAACAAGTTAAATGATTTGAGAGGAAGAATAGAGATTCAAAATTTGGAGTTGGTGAAAGATGCTATCTCAGAAACGAAGGTTGCAAACTTAAAGGAGAAGCAACATCTCAGTGATATGTTATTAAGATGGAATTCTAGGCCTGTTGATGTTATCAACGCTGGTGATGATGAAAATTTGTTAGATGGCCTACAACcacaccaaaatttaaaatatttgctTATAGAATGGTACGGGGGTGTGAGATTTTCAATTTGGCTTTCTTTGCTAACAAATCTTACtgaatttcatttaaaatattgcAATAAATGCCAACATTTGCCACCATTGTATCAGTTGCCATCTCTTCGAAAGATATCTCTTTACGCTATGCATAGTCTAGAGTACATATCAGACTTGGATATCACCAATGAAGTCTCCGCTTCATCATTGACAACATTTTTCCCATCCCTAGAGTCACTTAAGCTAATAGCATGTCCTAATCTAAAGGGATGGTGGAAGAGGGATATTATTGATATTGGCGATGCAAAGATAATGACATCCACATCATGGAGTCATCAATATCACCAACACATGTCACTGCCTTcctttccctctctttcttaCTTGGCTATAGATGATTGTAGTAAGTTGACTTCCATGCCGCTGTTTCCATATCTCGAAGAACAACTTTATTTGTCAAGGGTTAGCTGGAAGGCATTGCAACAAACAATGGTGATGAAGATGAATACGGCAGGAGCTTCTTCACTTCCCTCCTCCATCCCTCCTTTCTCCAAATTAAGGAAATTGGAATTGTCAGCTATGCTAGACAAAGAGCCTTTGCCAGAGGAGTGGCTTCAAAACCTAACTTCTCTTGAGGAATTAGATATTAGGAGGTGCTCTACATCTTTGTCTCAAATTCTGAGACATCTCACCTCTCTTAAGGAGCTGAGAATTGAGGACTGTGAGGAAGTTGATCTATTTAGTGATGCGGACGATGATGGTACAAAATTTCAACATGTTAAGTGCCTTCAGTCTCTGTCTTTCacaaaaatttctaaacttgAGTCTCTTCCTGCATGTCTTCAATCTGTTACTATTCTCCAAAAACTCTCGATTGTCAGATGTCTCAGCTTGATGACTTTACCGGAATGGATCGGCAACCTCACATCACTTCAATACCTTGAAATTAGAGATTGCCCTAATTTGACATCCCTTCCTGAAGGGATGTGTTGCCTTACCTCGTTACTGTCCTTGAGGATCTATAAATGTCCCCAGTTAGAGCAAAGATGCCAGAAGGAAATTGGAGAGGATTGGACAAAGATTGCCCATGTCCCAAAATATTCCAACAAATTTCAGGTTTAACTGCTGATATGCTTCCACTAGGTATGTCCTTTCTACATTTCCTTTTTCAGCAATCATTgaacttcttttttattgtttatcttCTTCAATGCCGATGATTTTGCAATTTATATGCAATTCCATATGCAGAATTTTAGAAGCAAACTACAAAGATGAGTCAAGGGGTTGCCCAAAATTGCTCACATTTGGAGCGAGTGCATCTGATCAAACATCAATTCTTTTCGGTATAAGTTTAATAATTAATCTCAAATCTTTATACAAACGTCAATTCCATTGTTTGTTCTCCGGCTCTTTCTTCTCCTCGAATGAGAAGAAATGTTTGAGTAGACTTGAAGAAGCAATTAAAGCCTAGAAAAAGCTCAGGCCTTATAATTAGTTCTTGTTGAACACTTTTGGCCTCTGCAATTTTCAAAATGTAAGTGTTGATTACCTCCAAATTATTTTTCCCccttaatttataaaaatggtCTTTCTAGATATTATGACTTGACAAGATGATTTACTTGGTTGGGTTGTTGATTTAAGTGCATAAAGCCATAAAGAGATTGACATGAGTGATGCTAGCCACATAGTTCCTACATTCCAAGTGCTGTGTTGAAGATGAAACTTGATCTTGATCCAAGCAAAGGTGGAACTTGGAAGGCCTAAGTTCTATTTTGAATATGGAGAATATCCTGAACAGGTCATTATTACATTTGCGCTTATTTTTGGATGTTGTCATGTATTGTTTATgtaattattttgtttcaaGGTATTTATACTCACCTaagttattttacttatttttttgcGCTTATTTCACTAAGTTATTCTTTGTGTGTgacccctttatttttttatatcaattacttctttttttgtttgtttttttctttcctttctttggtTATCAATTCTTTgctaatattataattaataaaaacaaaatgctaGGCCAAATGCTTTATCTTGTTTACCATATAATTACAGGCATGAAATAGAAAGGCTGAGCAATATCTGGTTGACTCTGTTATTCCATACACAATTATAAGGTACTGTGTTTCTatccatttttatttctttcgtgtctgatggtttttagaccccttaaacaattgattaaacctaggtaattagccaagttgttacttagtccaaattccaagtctaggttatcacaatcaaacaatcatatcatgcacagcagcggaaaataaataagacaatgatatgatcacccaggaaaaccaaaccggtaaaaaacctgaggaggatttaacctagctatcctcaaggtaaagagcaaatccactagaaagaatcgaagttcatacaataagacttacaagcccccacgctcgacttcttattgctaccaaccagtagaacttactgacacgaccaggTGCAAGCTTTGAATCCAcggactctttctttctttggcctttgcaaaacacaaacacccccgtttgtgactttgagatcccactcaaaggtttagcaacacaaactctcctgtttgtgactccaagaccaccc encodes:
- the LOC126706933 gene encoding putative disease resistance protein RGA1 — encoded protein: MADAILYGVVRTIIVSLGSSTLQQVGSIWGFEDDLEKMSNTVSTIQAVLGDAEEQQDSNHQVKNWLMKLREAVFDADDLLSEFSTHVLRQNVMGGSKMTKKVRVFFSSSNQFAFGFKMARKIKAMREKLNDIAKDRNNFQLVERPLGTAVVTRKRDQTHSFVREEDVIGREEDKKAIIGQLLDFDVEENVSFISIVGIGGLGKTTLVQYIYNDEKVKAYFELKMWVCVSNDFDVKTIVERIITSATGKKPENLDMDQLQIKLREKLSQKKYLLVLDDVWNEDKEKWRNLKTLLLDGLKGSKVVITTRTNLAADITSTISPYLLKGLSDDQSWLLFKQMAFEKKQETINPNLEAIGRDIVEKCCGVPLAIKTIGRVLYFKKTGDEWSYIKNNELMNVTQIKDGFLPVLKLSYDHLPSHLKCCFAYCSLFPKDYLFRSGTLILLWIAQGFIQSPEGNQQLEDIANEYVMELHWRSFFQVEHKGGSMYKNTLFKMHDLVHDLALSISRIECTLVDSNAKNVNEKSRHLSCTFKNDSFFEENLNSLLKAKKIRTFLLTSHILNHPMEESALRTLISTFRYLRALDLHGLEIKTLPNIIGKLMHLKYLDLSFNDIEVLPSSITRLVNLHTLKLTFCLKLKELPIDIQILVSLRHLNINLCPNLTHMPYGLGQLTSLQTLPLFVVSKDPIGSSKHCGGLAELNKLNDLRGRIEIQNLELVKDAISETKVANLKEKQHLSDMLLRWNSRPVDVINAGDDENLLDGLQPHQNLKYLLIEWYGGVRFSIWLSLLTNLTEFHLKYCNKCQHLPPLYQLPSLRKISLYAMHSLEYISDLDITNEVSASSLTTFFPSLESLKLIACPNLKGWWKRDIIDIGDAKIMTSTSWSHQYHQHMSLPSFPSLSYLAIDDCSKLTSMPLFPYLEEQLYLSRVSWKALQQTMVMKMNTAGASSLPSSIPPFSKLRKLELSAMLDKEPLPEEWLQNLTSLEELDIRRCSTSLSQILRHLTSLKELRIEDCEEVDLFSDADDDGTKFQHVKCLQSLSFTKISKLESLPACLQSVTILQKLSIVRCLSLMTLPEWIGNLTSLQYLEIRDCPNLTSLPEGMCCLTSLLSLRIYKCPQLEQRCQKEIGEDWTKIAHVPKYSNKFQV